The Coffea arabica cultivar ET-39 chromosome 1e, Coffea Arabica ET-39 HiFi, whole genome shotgun sequence genome has a window encoding:
- the LOC140021098 gene encoding uncharacterized protein, whose translation MGSLVGHVIPGFGFFLIGLWHLVNHIRLHFLHPKSYTSLPWFPTSKFRYFELLLIMGGCIASISMELFISPARHQPLDPDGTIPSNHLHNFEHSNISLTIFIYALFSIILDKIQPPAQYGLTQMLGAIAFGQEYLLFHLHSTDHTGVEGQYHWLLQIVILVSFFTTLLCIGYPQNFLNNFIRSLSILFQGVWLMVMGIMLWTPEYIPKGCFMNLEDGHYVVRCHDLEALARAKSLVNIQFSWYLVGVTVFGMCLYLGLYKVFPGKAEYQSLTKLEDDDDFRFRKETKTLF comes from the coding sequence ATGGGCAGTTTGGTAGGACATGTGATACCTGGATTTGGTTTCTTTCTGATTGGACTCTGGCATTTAGTTAACCATATCAGGCTTCACTTTCTCCATCCAAAATCCTACACATCTTTGCCATGGTTTCCCACTTCAAAATTCAGGTACTTCGAACTTCTCTTGATCATGGGAGGCTGCATTGCCTCAATATCCATGGAACTCTTCATTAGTCCGGCCAGGCACCAACCATTGGACCCTGATGGCACCATCCCATCAAACCATCTTCACAACTTTGAGCACTCGAACATATCCTTGACTATCTTCATTTATGCACTTTTCTCCATCATCCTAGACAAAATCCAGCCCCCAGCTCAATATGGCCTGACCCAAATGCTCGGAGCCATTGCCTTCGGCCAGGAATatctcctcttccatctccACTCTACTGATCACACGGGTGTGGAAGGCCAATACCACTGGCTTCTACAAATTGTCATACTTGTGTCATTTTTCACTACCCTATTATGCATAGGTTACCCCCAGAActtcttgaataattttatAAGGTCTCTTAGCATCTTGTTCCAAGGAGTTTGGCTGATGGTCATGGGAATCATGCTTTGGACACCAGAGTACATTCCCAAAGGCTGTTTTATGAACTTGGAAGATGGTCATTATGTTGTTAGATGCCATGATCTTGAAGCCCTTGCCAGAGCTAAATCATTGGTGAACATTCAATTTAGCTGGTATCTAGTTGGAGTTACAGTTTTTGGTATGTGTCTTTACTTGGGACTCTACAAAGTGTTCCCTGGAAAAGCTGAGTATCAATCTTTAACAAAATTggaggatgatgatgattttaggttcagaaaagaaacaaagacGCTTTTCTAG